In the Gossypium arboreum isolate Shixiya-1 chromosome 10, ASM2569848v2, whole genome shotgun sequence genome, one interval contains:
- the LOC108486983 gene encoding aquaporin PIP2-7-like produces MENSRDGKVQQLHGKDYVDPPPARLLDMEELKSWSFYRALLAEFVATLLFLYILVATVIGHKKQTGLCEGVGPLGIAWAVGGMIFVLVYCTAGISGGHINPAVTLGLFLARKVSLFRAVAYMVAQCLGAICGAGLAKSFMKHPYNRLGGGTNSVSPGYSKGTALGAEIIGTFVLVYTVFSATDPKRSARDSHVPVLAPLPIGFAVFVVHLATIPITGTGINPARSLGAAVIYNNEKAWDDQWIFWAGPCIGAFAAAAYHQYILRATAIKALKSFRSSPTN; encoded by the exons ATGGAAAATAGTAGAGATGGCAAAGTTCAACAGCTACATGGGAAGGATTACGTAGACCCCCCACCAGCTCGCTTGTTGGACATGGAAGAGCTTAAGTCCTGGTCCTTTTACAGAGCTCTCCTAGCTGAGTTCGTTGCTACCCTTTTGTTTCTTTACATTTTAGTTGCCACTGTCATCGGTCACAAAAAGCAAACAGGCCTCTGTGAAGGTGTCGGTCCTCTTGGTATTGCTTGGGCTGTCGGTGGCATGATCTTCGTTCTCGTCTACTGCACCGCCGGAATCTCAG GTGGTCACATTAATCCGGCAGTTACGTTGGGGTTGTTCCTGGCCCGGAAGGTTTCGTTGTTTCGAGCGGTAGCGTACATGGTTGCGCAGTGCCTGGGGGCTATTTGTGGCGCAGGTTTAGCAAAGTCATTTATGAAGCACCCCTACAATAGACTAGGTGGCGGCACCAACTCTGTGTCTCCTGGGTACTCAAAAGGTACCGCTTTGGGAGCCGAGATTATTGGCACTTTCGTGCTTGTCTACACCGTTTTCTCAGCCACCGATCCCAAAAGGAGCGCACGTGATTCCCACGTCCCT GTGTTAGCTCCCTTGCCAATAGGATTTGCTGTGTTTGTGGTTCACCTGGCCACCATTCCAATCACTGGCACTGGCATAAACCCAGCTAGGAGCCTTGGTGCTGCTGTGATCTATAACAATGAAAAAGCCTGGGATGATCAG TGGATATTTTGGGCTGGCCCTTGCATAGGAGCGTTTGCCGCAGCAGCATATCATCAGTACATACTGAGAGCTACAGCCATCAAAGCTTTGAAATCCTTCCGCAGCAGCCCTACTAATTAA
- the LOC108487794 gene encoding uncharacterized protein LOC108487794, which yields MQHFPVKSNLLDSDNTKFGFGGNEQPLCPKPRRLGPAIPDCLKPLRCTKHRQPYTDGRSGVLNMIAVKTSEGRESSCNGCSPSCYGGSPPGRTGNPLVRDVNFIHQMELFSPLSRGKFSDKFGIPSASPV from the exons ATGCAGCACTTTCCTGTTAAAAGCAATCTCCTTGATTCAGACAACACCAAGTTCGGTTTTGGAGGTAATGAGCAGCCCCTTTGCCCCAAGCCTCGTCGCCTTGGACCTGCTATTCCTGACTGTCTCAAACCACTCCGATGTACCAAACACAG ACAACCCTATACTGATGGGAGAAGTGGAGTTCTAAACATGATTGCCGTGAAG ACAAGCGAGGGAAGAGAATCAAGTTGCAATGGGTGCTCGCCATCATGTTATGGAGGGTCGCCACCAGGGAGAACAGGCAATCCCTTGGTTCGTGACGTGAATTTCATTCATCAAATGGAGCTTTTCTCGCCCTTAAGCCGAGGCAAGTTTTCAGATAAATTTGGCATCCCCTCTGCCTCCCCTGTTTGA
- the LOC108487129 gene encoding protein GRIP has protein sequence MSGEGVEEVVQVPETREDESLKPEAQFSETNGDLSKENAELDANLSSDDAHDKLLQTVTELKFENEVLKSQLDSFKNFQSENDVPSQQTNVSGKETKFSADVKELHDRIESLSRELDEEKQTRVAAEEALKHIREVYTEADAKAQDLSGKLAEAQKKLDQEIKEREEKYNELDSKFNRLHKRAKQRIQEVQKEKDDLEARLREVNETLEQASSQQSGLQQELERTRQQANEALKAMDAERQQLRSANNKLRDNIEELRHSMQPKEDAIEALQQSILEKDQMLEDLQGLLQLADEKRQASLAEAAAKHQKNIESLEAQLADALSDRSKATETISSMQVLLAEKESKIAEMDAASTGEAARLRAIVESIKGELAHLKHEHEKEKESWEAASLAFKTKLEVAESNCIRAEIEAAKMRSQLELEASLQTQMLSTREAKLAAAKEEVSRLEREFSSYKIRAHALLQKKDAELAAAKESEQTKALEDALKEVERELSLISTERDTVRQELQDLLHNHDKEIAERDAALENTKQQIKSLESNLHSANARHQSEKAAWEIDLKNLEETWRYRCEALTAENEASSGEDIRKELEETKLQYKRLKEEHASLRDLADKMIEEKDKEISRLLDDNKNLQRSLESRQLVDHTENYNTATQKQDAPNLNTSAAEQQILLLARQQAQREEELAQSQRHILALQEEIEELERENRLHSQQEAMLKEELRNMERSKRREGVDMTYLKNVIIKLLETGEVEALLPVVGMLLQFSPEEMQKCQQAYRTYTDVPSSQANEASGGPTLSLFSRFSFS, from the exons ATGTCTGGGGAGGGAGTTGAGGAGGTTGTTCAAGTGCCTGAAACTCGGGAAGATGAGTCTTTGAAGCCCGAGGCTCAATTTTCTGAAACAAATGGAGATCTTTCCAAGGAAAATGCTGAGTTAGATGCCAACTTGAGTTCAGATGACGCTCATGACAAGCTTTTACAGACAGTTACTGAACTCAAATTCGAGAATGAAGTACTAAAGTCTCAGCTGGACAGCTTCAAAAATTTCCAATCAGAAAATGATGTTCCGTCACAACAAACTAATGTAAGCGGAAAGGAAACTAAGTTTTCGGCAGATGTAAAAGAACTACATGATAGAATAGAATCTTTGAGCAGAGAACTCGATGAAGAAAAACAAACACGAGTTGCAGCTGAAGAGGCTTTAAAGCATATTCGAGAGGTCTACACAGAAGCAGATGCTAAAGCTCAAGACCTCTCTGGCAAGCTTGCTGAAG CTCAAAAAAAGTTGGATCAAGAAATAAAAGAGCGTGAGGAGAAGTACAATGAGCTTGACTCAAAATTTAACCGGCTTCACAAGCGTGCAAAACAGCGCATTCAAGAGGTTCAGAAG GAAAAAGATGACCTTGAGGCCAGGCTTCGTGAAGTTAATGAAACACTTGAGCAAGCATCATCCCAACAGTCAGGTCTGCAGCAAGAGCTTGAGCGCACACGTCAACAAGCAAATGAAGCATTGAAAGCAATGGATGCAGAGAGGCAGCAATTACGAAGTGCAAACAATAA ACTCCGAGACAATATTGAGGAATTGCGCCATTCAATGCAACCTAAAGAAGATGCAATTGAAGCACTGCAGCAGTCAATTTTAGAGAAAGATCAG ATGTTGGAAGACTTGCAAGGACTACTACAACTTGCGGATGAAAAAAGGCAAGCTTCACTGGCAGAGGCAGCTGCTAAACATCAGAAG AATATAGAGAGCTTGGAAGCACAACTTGCTGATGCTTTATCCGATAGATCTAAGGCCACTGAAACAATTTCTTCCATGCAG GTGCTCTTGGCAGAGAAAGAGTCTAAAATTGCTGAGATGGATGCAGCTTCAACTGGTGAAGCTGCACGATTAAGAGCTATTGTAGAATCTATTAAAGGAGAGCTTGCCCACCTGAAACATGAGCAC GAAAAGGAAAAGGAGAGCTGGGAAGCTGCCTCTCTGGCATTTAAAACAAAACTGGAAGTTGCTGAGAGTAACTGCATTCGTGCTGAAATAGAAGCTGCTAAAATGAGAA GTCAGCTGGAGCTAGAGGCATCTCTGCAAACCCAGATGCTAAGTACTAGAGAAGCTAAGCTAGCAGCTGCCAAAGAAGAG GTTAGCCGTCTTGAAAGGGAATTTTCCTCCTATAAAATTCGTGCACATGCACTTCTCCAGAAAAAGGATGCAGAGCTAGCAGCAGCTAAAGAGTCTGAGCAAACAAAAGCCCTCGAAGACgcattaaaa GAGGTAGAAAGAGAACTGTCGTTGATATCTACAGAAAGGGATACAGTTCGTCAAGAGCTTCAGGATCTTTTACACAATCATGACAAAGAAATTGCAGAAAG AGATGCTGCACTTGAGAACACCAAACAACAGATCAAAAGTTTAGAGAGTAATCTTCATTCTGCGAATGCTCGCCACCAGTCAGAGAAAGCTGCATGGGAAATAGACCTTAAAAATTTGGAAGAAACTTGGCGAT ACAGATGTGAAGCACTTACTGCAGAAAATGAAGCATCCTCTGGTGAAGATATACGAAAAGAATTAGAGGAGACAAAACTACAGTACAAGCGGTTGAAG GAAGAGCATGCATCATTACGAGATCTTGCTGATAAAATGATTGAGGAGAAGGATAAAGAAATTTCTAGACTTTTGGATGACAACAAGAATCTTCAACGATCTCTGGAGTCAAGACAACTG GTTGATCACACTGAGAATTACAACACAG CCACACAAAAACAAGATGCTCCAAATCTAAACACCTCTGCAGCAGAACAGCAGATTCTG CTTTTAGCAAGGCAGCAGGCTCAGAGGGAGGAAGAGCTGGCACAATCACAGCGACACATTTTAGCCCTTCAG GAAGAAATTGAGGAGCTCGAACGTGAAAATCGTCTCCACAGTCAACAG GAAGCTATGCTGAAGGAGGAACTTCGCAACATGGAAAGGTCGAAAAGGAGAGAAGGTGTTGATATGACGTATCTGAAAAATGTAATCATAAAGCTTCTTGAAACAG GCGAAGTGGAAGCTCTACTACCTGTTGTAGGAAtgcttcttcaatttagtcctgaagAG ATGCAGAAGTGTCAACAAGCCTACCGTACCTATACCGACGTTCCATCAAGCCAAGCAAATGAAGCATCAGGAGGACCAACCCTTTCTCTTTTCTCAAGATTTTCATTTTCTTAA
- the LOC108489413 gene encoding phosphoinositide phosphatase SAC6-like — translation MKEKAEPVQKLYTRMRLWEFPDEYVIEPTDGSSASSSLSISLVDASMKLSDSIPECSSFRVPKIQMIFGVVGMLKLVAGSYLFVITERKCVGSYLGHPIFKIISLKVLPCVHSVKNSTPEQKKLENEFSRLLKVAERTTGLYFSYDTNLTLSTQRLYDLGNESKMLPLWRQAEPRFLWNSYMLEALIDKKLDPYLLPVVQGSFHNFQATIGKEIVDVTLIARRCTRRNGTRMWRRGADREGHVANFVETEQIIQINGFTSSFVQVRGSIPFLWEQIVDLTYKPKFEIVRPEQAPQIAERHFLDLRKMYGSVLAVDLLNKHGGEGRLSDMFSNAMQPIVSEDLRYLHFDFTKICGHVHFERLSFLYDQIADFLVKNGYFLLNEESEKMEQLGVVRTNCIDCLDRTNITQSMIARKILELQFRRIGVFAAEETISSHPKLDRCFRILWANHGDDISIQYAGTAALKGDLVRSGQRRVQGILKDRYISLKRYYLNNFSDGTKQDAIDLLQGHYKVSVGGDITPPSQKGGLEAIASFPLALCLVLIALLLTTMSLGQVGNDPRHLLFSVVWGSISVGIASFVRAKGRIFCNRPRLQLHDKPGY, via the exons ATGAAGGAGAAGGCAGAGCCAGTCCAAAAGCTATATACAAGGATGCGGTTATGGGAATTCCCTGATGAATATGTGATCGAGCCCACCGATGGCTCTTCTGCTTCCTCCTCCCTTTCAATTAGTCTTGTTGATGCCTCAATGAAGCTCAGTG ATAGTATTCCAGAATGCAGCTCTTTCCGTGTTCCTAAGATTCAAATGATTTTTGGAGTAGTTGGAATGCTAAAACTTGTAGCGG GGTCTTATTTATTTGTTATAACTGAGAGAAAATGTGTTGGATCTTACTTGGGGCATCCCATCTTCAAAATTATATCCTTGAAGGTTCTTCCCTGTGTTCATTCTGTTAAAAACTCTACTCCAGAACAG AAAAAGTTGGAGAATGAATTTTCTCGGCTGCTAAAAGTTGCAGAGAGGACTACTGGACTCTATTTCTCTTATGACACCAATTTAACACTGAG TACTCAGCGATTATATGATCTGGGAAATGAGTCCAAAATGCTTCCTCTATGGAGACAG GCAGAACCTAGATTTCTTTGGAACAGTTATATGTTGGAAGCACTTATAGACAAGAAG CTTGATCCCTATTTGCTTCCAGTTGTCCAAGGGA GCTTTCATAATTTCCAAGCAACTATTGGAAAAGAAATTGTAGATGTTACACTGATTGCTAGGAGATGTACAAGGAGAAATG GAACCCGGATGTGGAGAAGAGGAGCTGATCGTGAGGGGCACGTTGCAAATTTTGTGGAAACTGAgcaaattattcaaattaatgGGTTTACTTCATCATTTGTTCAG GTTCGGGGGTCAATACCATTTCTGTGGGAGCAAATTGTTGATTTGACTTATAAGCCTAAATTTGAGATTGTGAGACCTGAACAAGCT CCACAGATAGCCGAGAGGCATTTTCTGGATCTGAGAAAAATGTATGGATCTGTTCTAGCTGTTGATCTTCTCAACAAG CATGGAGGTGAGGGACGCTTAAGCGATATGTTCTCAAATGCAATGCAGCCCATAGTTAGTGAAGATTTAAG ATATCTGCACTTTGATTTCACTAAGATCTGTGGACATGTTCATTTTGAGCGCCTTTCCTTCCTCTATGACCAAATCGCAGATTTTCTTGTGAAAAATGG GTACTTCTTGTTGAATGAAGAGAGTGAGAAAATGGAGCAACTTGGAGTTGTAAGGACCAATTGTATTGATTGCTTAGACCGCACCAATATTACACAG AGCATGATAGCTAGGAAAATCTTGGAACTTCAGTTTAGGAGGATTGGGGTTTTTGCAGCTGAAGAAACCATTAGCTCACATCCAAAGCTTGATAGATGCtttagaatat TGTGGGCTAATCATGGGGATGACATAAGCATACAATATGCTGGCACTGCCGCACTAAAAGGAGATCTCGTCAG GTCTGGTCAGCGAAGAGTTCAGGGGATCCTTAAAGATAGATATATTTCCCTTAAACGCTATTATTTGAATAACTTTTctgatggaacaaaacag GATGCGATCGATCTCCTCCAAGGACATTACAAAGTCTCTGTAGGAGGGGATATAACACCTCCATCTCAAAAAGGAGGCCTTGAGGCTATAGCT TCCTTTCCGCTAGCTTTGTGTTTGGTATTGATAGCGTTGTTATTGACAACAATGTCATTGGGGCAAG TTGGAAATGATCCAAGACATCTGCTTTTCTCAGTTGTGTGGGGAAGCATTAGTGTTGGTATTGCATCTTTTGTTAGGGCCAAGGGCAGGATTTTCTGTAATCGGCCTCGTTTGCAATTGCATGATAAACCTGGGTATTGA